One Salvia splendens isolate huo1 chromosome 22, SspV2, whole genome shotgun sequence DNA segment encodes these proteins:
- the LOC121787644 gene encoding peptidyl-prolyl cis-trans isomerase FKBP62-like isoform X2: MAFDMDDDFEFPTAGANEMEAADLPEVDPFLKVGEETEIGYNGLKKKLLKDGEGWENPKSGDEVQVHYVGTLLDGTKFDSSVDSGNPFIFKLGQGQVIKGWDEGIKTMKKGEKALFTVPPELAYGESGSPPTIPPNATLQFEVELLSWTSVKDICKDGGIFKKVLAEGEGWQNPKDLDEVYVKYEARLEDGTVVSKEDGVEFTVKDGYFCDALSKAVKTMKKGEKALLTVKPQYGFGEMGKTVSSGEGNVPPNVSLEINLELVSWITVSDIAKDQKIIKKILKEGEGYDCPNDGTTVHVKLIGKLPDGTAFLRKGYDDEPPFEFRVDEDQVIEGLDRAVKTMKKGEVSLVIILPEYAFGQSDSTQELAVVPGNSTVHYEVEMVSFVKEKESWDMNNEEKIAASGKKKEEGNTWFRAGKYARASQRYEKAVGFIVYDLSFSEEEKEQAKVLKVSCNLNNAACKLKLKNYKEAQNLCSEVLEVDANNVKALYRRAQAYTNLIEFELAKKDIKKALELDPNNRDVKLGYKTLMEKVKEYNRKEAQFYGSMIAKMSKMEQDTSSGAAAKQGLVPFTLDRLSEKVNQTVALVKKCDQRVMLLGLAILMILAAIVVPVLYTKM; the protein is encoded by the exons ATGGCTTTCGATATGGATGACGATTTTGAGTTCCCAACCGCTGGGGCCAACGAAATGGAGGCAGCTGACCTTCCAGAGGTAGACCCGTTTCTCAAAGTGGGAGAAGAGACAGAAATCGGCTACAATGGTCTGAAGAAGAAGCTCCTCAAAGACGGAGAGGGCTGGGAGAATCCCAAATCCGGTGATGAAGTCCaag TTCATTATGTGGGTACTTTACTGGATGGGACTAAGTTTGATTCCAGTGTCGACAGTGGCAATCCATTCATATTTAAGTTAGGCCAAG GTCAAGTAATAAAAGGATGGGATGAAGGAATTAAGACAATGAAGAAAGGTGAAAAGGCTCTCTTTACCGTTCCTCCTGAGCTTGCCTATGGAGAGTCTGGATCCCCTCCAACCATACCTCCCAATGCAACCCTTCAGTTCGAAGTAGAATTGCTCTCTTGGACGAGTGTTAAAGACATATGCAAGGATGGTGGTATCTTCAAGAAAGTATTGGCTGAAGGAGAGGGCTGGCAGAATCCTAAAGACCTTGATGAAGTATATG TTAAATATGAAGCCCGGCTTGAAGATGGTACAGTAGTGTCAAAAGAAGATGGGGTGGAATTTACAGTGAAAGACG GTTATTTCTGTGATGCCCTTTCCAAAGCTGTGAAGACGATGAAGAAAGGAGAAAAAGCACTGCTGACCGTGAAGCCGCAAT ATGGATTTGGAGAAATGGGAAAAACAGTCAGCAGTGGTGAAGGCAACGTTCCACCCAACGTGTCTCTTGAAATTAACTTGGAATTGGTGTCCTGGATAACAGTGTCTGATATTGCCAAAGACCAGAAAATTATTAAAAAGATTTTGAAGGAGGGAGAGGGTTATGATTGTCCAAATGATGGTACCACTGTTCACG TTAAATTAATAGGAAAGCTGCCTGATGGAACGGCTTTTTTGAGAAAAGGTTACGATGATGAGCCACCATTTGAGTTTAGGGTGGATGAAG ACCAAGTAATAGAAGGTCTTGATAGAGCTGTAAAGACAATGAAGAAaggagaagtttcccttgtAATAATACTACCTGAATATGCATTTGGGCAATCGGACTCTACACAGGAGCTCGCTGTCGTACCTGGAAATTCTACTGTACATTATGAAGTTGAGATGGTTTCCTTTGTTAAG GAAAAGGAATCCTGGGATATGAACAACGAGGAAAAGATTGCAGCTTCAGGGAAGAAAAAGGAGGAGGGAAACACATGGTTCCGAGCTGGAAAATATGCGCGAGCATCTCAGAGATACGAAAAG GCTGTGGGGTTTATTGTGTATGACCTCTCTTTCAGCGAGGAAGAGAAGGAACAGGCCAAAGTGCTCAAAGTCTCATGCAACCTCAACAATGCAGCTTGCAAATTGAAATTGAAGAATTACAAGGAGGCGCAAAATCTATGCAGTGAAGTGCTAGAAGTTGATGCTAACAATGTTAAAGCACTTTATAGGAGGGCACAAGCATATACCAATCTGATTGAGTTTGAATTGGCCAAAAAGGATATCAAGAAAGCACTTGAGTTAGATCCTAACAATAG GGATGTGAAATTGGGATACAAAACTCTGATGGAGAAAGTGAAGGAATACAACAGGAAAGAAGCACAATTTTATGGCAGTATGATTGCTAAGATGAGCAAGATGGAGCAAGATACATCTTCT GGAGCAGCAGCAAAGCAAGGTCTAGTACCATTCACATTAGATA GATTGTCGGAGAAAGTAAACCAAACAGTGGCTCTGGTGAAGAAGTGTGATCAAAGAGTGATGCTGCTTGGCCTGGCCATTTTGATGATTCTAGCTGCAATTGTTGTTCCTGTGTTGTACACAAAAATGTAG
- the LOC121787644 gene encoding peptidyl-prolyl cis-trans isomerase FKBP62-like isoform X1 has protein sequence MAFDMDDDFEFPTAGANEMEAADLPEVDPFLKVGEETEIGYNGLKKKLLKDGEGWENPKSGDEVQVHYVGTLLDGTKFDSSVDSGNPFIFKLGQGQVIKGWDEGIKTMKKGEKALFTVPPELAYGESGSPPTIPPNATLQFEVELLSWTSVKDICKDGGIFKKVLAEGEGWQNPKDLDEVYVKYEARLEDGTVVSKEDGVEFTVKDGYFCDALSKAVKTMKKGEKALLTVKPQYGFGEMGKTVSSGEGNVPPNVSLEINLELVSWITVSDIAKDQKIIKKILKEGEGYDCPNDGTTVHVKLIGKLPDGTAFLRKGYDDEPPFEFRVDEDQVIEGLDRAVKTMKKGEVSLVIILPEYAFGQSDSTQELAVVPGNSTVHYEVEMVSFVKEKESWDMNNEEKIAASGKKKEEGNTWFRAGKYARASQRYEKAVGFIVYDLSFSEEEKEQAKVLKVSCNLNNAACKLKLKNYKEAQNLCSEVLEVDANNVKALYRRAQAYTNLIEFELAKKDIKKALELDPNNRDVKLGYKTLMEKVKEYNRKEAQFYGSMIAKMSKMEQDTSSLHLQGAAAKQGLVPFTLDRLSEKVNQTVALVKKCDQRVMLLGLAILMILAAIVVPVLYTKM, from the exons ATGGCTTTCGATATGGATGACGATTTTGAGTTCCCAACCGCTGGGGCCAACGAAATGGAGGCAGCTGACCTTCCAGAGGTAGACCCGTTTCTCAAAGTGGGAGAAGAGACAGAAATCGGCTACAATGGTCTGAAGAAGAAGCTCCTCAAAGACGGAGAGGGCTGGGAGAATCCCAAATCCGGTGATGAAGTCCaag TTCATTATGTGGGTACTTTACTGGATGGGACTAAGTTTGATTCCAGTGTCGACAGTGGCAATCCATTCATATTTAAGTTAGGCCAAG GTCAAGTAATAAAAGGATGGGATGAAGGAATTAAGACAATGAAGAAAGGTGAAAAGGCTCTCTTTACCGTTCCTCCTGAGCTTGCCTATGGAGAGTCTGGATCCCCTCCAACCATACCTCCCAATGCAACCCTTCAGTTCGAAGTAGAATTGCTCTCTTGGACGAGTGTTAAAGACATATGCAAGGATGGTGGTATCTTCAAGAAAGTATTGGCTGAAGGAGAGGGCTGGCAGAATCCTAAAGACCTTGATGAAGTATATG TTAAATATGAAGCCCGGCTTGAAGATGGTACAGTAGTGTCAAAAGAAGATGGGGTGGAATTTACAGTGAAAGACG GTTATTTCTGTGATGCCCTTTCCAAAGCTGTGAAGACGATGAAGAAAGGAGAAAAAGCACTGCTGACCGTGAAGCCGCAAT ATGGATTTGGAGAAATGGGAAAAACAGTCAGCAGTGGTGAAGGCAACGTTCCACCCAACGTGTCTCTTGAAATTAACTTGGAATTGGTGTCCTGGATAACAGTGTCTGATATTGCCAAAGACCAGAAAATTATTAAAAAGATTTTGAAGGAGGGAGAGGGTTATGATTGTCCAAATGATGGTACCACTGTTCACG TTAAATTAATAGGAAAGCTGCCTGATGGAACGGCTTTTTTGAGAAAAGGTTACGATGATGAGCCACCATTTGAGTTTAGGGTGGATGAAG ACCAAGTAATAGAAGGTCTTGATAGAGCTGTAAAGACAATGAAGAAaggagaagtttcccttgtAATAATACTACCTGAATATGCATTTGGGCAATCGGACTCTACACAGGAGCTCGCTGTCGTACCTGGAAATTCTACTGTACATTATGAAGTTGAGATGGTTTCCTTTGTTAAG GAAAAGGAATCCTGGGATATGAACAACGAGGAAAAGATTGCAGCTTCAGGGAAGAAAAAGGAGGAGGGAAACACATGGTTCCGAGCTGGAAAATATGCGCGAGCATCTCAGAGATACGAAAAG GCTGTGGGGTTTATTGTGTATGACCTCTCTTTCAGCGAGGAAGAGAAGGAACAGGCCAAAGTGCTCAAAGTCTCATGCAACCTCAACAATGCAGCTTGCAAATTGAAATTGAAGAATTACAAGGAGGCGCAAAATCTATGCAGTGAAGTGCTAGAAGTTGATGCTAACAATGTTAAAGCACTTTATAGGAGGGCACAAGCATATACCAATCTGATTGAGTTTGAATTGGCCAAAAAGGATATCAAGAAAGCACTTGAGTTAGATCCTAACAATAG GGATGTGAAATTGGGATACAAAACTCTGATGGAGAAAGTGAAGGAATACAACAGGAAAGAAGCACAATTTTATGGCAGTATGATTGCTAAGATGAGCAAGATGGAGCAAGATACATCTTCT CTACATTTGCAGGGAGCAGCAGCAAAGCAAGGTCTAGTACCATTCACATTAGATA GATTGTCGGAGAAAGTAAACCAAACAGTGGCTCTGGTGAAGAAGTGTGATCAAAGAGTGATGCTGCTTGGCCTGGCCATTTTGATGATTCTAGCTGCAATTGTTGTTCCTGTGTTGTACACAAAAATGTAG